TGGTGCTGGTCGGCACCGCCGCCGGGCATGTCGAAGGCAGCCGCCAGTACGACACCGAAGCCGTGCCGCACGACACCATCGTCATCCATGGCGCTGAAGACACCCTTGTCCCACCGGCCAATGTCTACGCCTGGGCCTTGCCGCTCGACCTGCCGGTCGTCGTCGTGCCGGGTGCCGACCATTTCTTCCACCGTCGCCTGCACCTCATCCGCGACATCGTGACGCGGGCATGGCGGCACTAAGCGCCAGCAGCCTCCGCAAGACCTACGCCGGCACCGAAGTTGTTGCCGGACTGTCGTTCGCCGTCGAGCCCGGCACCTGTTTCGGCCTGCTCGGTCCAAACGGCGCCGGCAAGACGACGACGCTGCGTCTCTGCCTCGGCCTGACGGCGCCGGATAGCGGTGACATCACACTCAACGGCCACGCTATTCCCGACGATGCACAGGCAGCACGGGCACGGGTTGGCGTGGTGCCACAGTTCGACAATCTCGACCCCGATTTCACCTGCGCCGAAAACCTCCTCGTCTTCGGTCGCTATTTCGGCATGAAAGATGCCGACATTCGCGCCAAAATTCCCCAATTACTCGATTTCGCCGGCCTGTCCAGCAAGGCCGAGGCGCGGATCGCGACCCTGTCCGGCGGCATGAAGCGCCGGCTGACACTGGCTCGCGCCCTGGTCAACGATCCCGACATCATCTTTCTTGACGAACCGACGACCGGACTCGACCCACAGGCCCGCCACCTCATCTGGGACCGCCTGAAACAACTCAAATCGGCCGGCAAGACGCTGATCCTGACGACCCATTTCATGGATGAAGCGGAACGCCTGTGCGATACGCTGATCATCATTGACCATGGTCGCAAGATTGCCGAGGGCAGTCCGCGCCAGCTCATCGCCGAGCAGATCGAACCCCAGGTAATCGAGGTTTTCGAAGAATCCGAGGGGCAACTGGACATATTCGTCATGGCCCAGAAGGATCTCGCCGACCGCGTCGAAACCAGCGGCGAAACGGCTTTCTTTTATTGCCGGGACCCACGCCAATTGCTTGCCCGACTGGCTGAAGCGAGCGGCTTGCGCTACCTCCACCGCGCCTCCAACCTCGAAGACGTCTTCATCAAGCTGACCGGACGCGAACTGCGCGACTAAAGACCGTTAGCCGACCAGGGCGCTGACCGCCGCGGCAAAATCGTCGTAGGTTGCCACCGGCCGAAGGTCCGGATGGGCATCGTCACCGGCCCTGAATTTTCCCGTTCGCACAAGAATGCCGGGGATTCCGGCCGCCTGAGCACCCCCGATGTCATCGGCCAGATCGTCACCGATCAGCACCGCTTCAGCCGCCCCAACACCCAGCTCGGACAAGGCCGCGGTGAAGAAGGAAAGGGCCGGCTTGCCGGTGATTTCTGCCTTGATCCCGGCCGAGAACTCCAGTCCGGCGACAAAGGCTCCCATATCGAGGGACAGGCCATCGCCTTCCATGAAATAGCGATTACGCGCCATCGCCATCAGCGGCACGCCCTGCATCAATAGGCGGAAGGCATGGTTGAGGATAGGGTAGGTGAAATGCGTCCCCATATCCCCGAGTACAACGATGTCGGGATGGGGATCGCTGTCTCCCATTTCCTCGGCAATATCGGGATGCACCAGCCACAAAGGGCGCCGTCCCCGGCTACGCACCAGCGTCCGAGCGGCCAGCGCCGCCGTCTGGATTTCGCTGGCCGCCAGGGTAAAGCCCATGCGCTGCAATTTGGCAAAAAGGAGGGGGCTGGGCGTACGCGTCGTATTGGTCAGAAACCGCAGGGGCAGCCCCGAGGCACGCAGCCGGTCAAGCGCCCGCACGGCTCCGGGCAAGGCATCATCGCCGGTATGCAGGACGCCGGCCAGATCGATCAACACGGCTTTTGGTGACATTGTTGGTGCCATCATCCGCTCCCACCGTTGAGTGCTGGAAATGCTTGGATTATGGATTTTGTCTAAAGTTTTGTCGCTGTCAGCCCAAATTGAACGACCAATCAGTCAGGATAAAATGACACGATGACAACCCCTTGCGCCGCAGCCGAACAGCAGTTTTACGAAGGACTCCGCCTGCTCGGCCTGGGCCAGTACGCGGCAGCTGAAGCGGCTTTTCGCGGTGCCTTGCAATTGGCCCCGGGCCTGGCCGAGGCCCACGCCAACCTGGGCTTCCTGCTCGACCGCGAGGGCCGTTGGCCGGAAGCCGAGGCCAGCTACCGCCAGGCTCTGGCAATCAACCCCGGACAGGTTCAAACGATCATCAACCTGGGGGCGCTGCTCGAGTCCGAAACCCGCTTTAGCGAAGCACTGGAAGCCTATCGGCAGGCGCTGGCCCTTGATCCTGAGTCACCTGCAGCCTGGTCAAACCTCGGCGTCCTCCTGACCTGCATGAAGCAGGAAACAGAAGCCGAGCATTGCTTGCGCACCGCACTCGAACTGGCCCCGGATTATCGCAAGGCCTCGTTCAACCTCGCCCACCTGCTCCTCCGTCAGGGACGCTACGAGGAAGGCTGGTTGCGCATGGAATCCCGCGACTGGTATGAACAGATCCAGAAACACCTCGGCATGCCACGCTGGCAGGGCGAACCGCTCGCCGACAAATCGATCCTGATCGGGCTGGAAGCCGGTCATGGCGACATGATCCAGTTTTGCCGTTTTGGCCAACGGCTCAAGGAACAGGGTGCCAGGCGCCTATCCATTCTCTGCCACCCGCCCCTGAAAGGCCTGTTCCAGCAGCTTGCCGGCATCGATGACGTCATTGCCGTAGGCGATCCCGATCCCGGCGTTCTCTGGGACTACTGGACGCCTCCGTTAAGCCAGCCGTTTTACCTGAACACGCGGCTCGACACGATCCCGGCCGACCTGCCTTACCTGCAGGCCGAGCCCGACAAGATTGCCCGTTGGCGGGCCATCATGGGCGACACCGGCCGCGCCCTGCGGGTCGGACTGGTGTGGAAGGGCAATTCCCGTTTTGAAAACGACGCCCATCGTTCCCTTCGCTCGCTACATGATCTGGCGCCGCTCGGCGAATTGCCCGGCATACGCTATTTCAGCCTGCAAAAAGGCGGCGGCGAAGACGAGGCGACAAGCCCCGCAGCCCCTTTTCCCATCGTCGCTCTCGGTAGCCAGATCGCCGATTTTTCCGACGCCGCAGCGATCATCGTTAATCTCGATCTGGTGATCACTGTCGACACCGCCTACGCCCATCTGGCAGGTGCGCTCGGCCGGCCCTGCTGGGTGATGCTGCCCGATTACAAGACCGACTGGCGATGGCTGGCCGGGCGAACCGATTCGCCATGGTATCCGGGGGTCATGCGGCTATTTCGCCAGGACAGTTCAGGCACCTGGGGGCCGGTCATCGCCAGGCTACAAGCTGACCTCGCCGACTTTGGCTGCAATGCCGGGTCCCGTACTGCGTAAATGGCTTTACCCAGCCATCTTCCCATGCCTCTCCTGTCGTTGTGCCAAAGCCCTTGCCGCCCGGGGCACGGGCTTTTCCCGGTTAACCAGCAAGCCGTTGAGACAGACCGGGTTGGCACGAGCACCGCTGGCTTGATAGTCGGCCAGCAGAATCTGCCTGATTTTTTGTGTTTCCCAGCCAAGTTCCCCGGTCAGATAGTCGAAGACGGCATCGATCAGCATTTCCGGCGTCAGGCGACTGGTCTGACCAGTACGGCCCCATAGCCAGTCGGCAAAGGCGAGAAAAGCCGCAAAGGGTGAGGGGCCGGCGAGCAGAATGGGCAGGGTTTGTGGAAAGCGGCCTGAATTGGCAATCAAATCCCAGTAACGGGCAAGGCGGATGAAGCGCTGCATGGTCGGCACATCGACGTCCTGCGTTTGGACCACGGTGTAGGGCGCATCGGCCGCGTAGACCATCCCGTATGACGCCGTATGCCGGACTATCGGCGTACCGCGCAATCGCTTGAGGACGCCGAGCTGGATTTCATCCGGGCCGAGGGCAAACAAGCGATCAAAGCCCGCGGCGAAGCTGGCCAGGGTTTCGCCTGGCAAGCCGAAGATGAGGTCGGTATGGAGGTGCGCATGGCTATGAGTGACCAGCCAGGAAAGGTTTTCGCAGGTCTTTGCGTTGTCCTGACGGCGTGAAATGATTTGCTGAACGTCGGGGTTGAAGGTCTGGATACCCACTTCAAACTGCAGCACACCAGGGGGAAAGCGGGCGATCATTTCCTTGAGTCGTTCAGGTAAATGATCCGGAATCACCTCGAAATGCAGAAACAGATCGGGCGACAAACGCTCGAGGAAAAACGCCAGAATGGTCAGCGAGTTATCGATCTTCAGATTGAAAGTTCGGTCGACAAACTTGAAGTTGCGCGCCCCGCGCTGGTAAAGCACCGCCAACGCCGCGAGAAAACGTTCCGGTTCGAAAGCCCAGGCTGTTTTGTCGAGCGAACTCAGGCAAAACTCACACTTGAACGGGCAGCCGCGCGATGCCTCGACGTAAAGCAGGCGATGCGCCAGATCGTCGTCGCTAAATTCGGCATAGGGCAGGGCAATGTCGGTCAGCCCTGGCTGCTCACCAGGGATCACCTTGTTCAGAGGCGGCGGACCATCGATCAGGGCGCGACAGAGCTTGGGAAAGCTGACATCACCCCAGCCGGCAATCAGGAAATCAGCCAGCCGGACAATCTCCTGCTCGGCCCATTCATAGGAAACCTCCGGACCCCCCAGAATAATCGTCAGGGTCGGCCGCACCTGCCTGAGTTGGCGCACGAGTTCAGTGGTCGGCACGACATTCCAGATATAGACACCCAAGCCAATGATCTGTGGCGCGCCATCCAGCGGATCGCCCAACTCGGTGAGCAA
The DNA window shown above is from Dechloromonas sp. HYN0024 and carries:
- a CDS encoding tetratricopeptide repeat protein encodes the protein MTTPCAAAEQQFYEGLRLLGLGQYAAAEAAFRGALQLAPGLAEAHANLGFLLDREGRWPEAEASYRQALAINPGQVQTIINLGALLESETRFSEALEAYRQALALDPESPAAWSNLGVLLTCMKQETEAEHCLRTALELAPDYRKASFNLAHLLLRQGRYEEGWLRMESRDWYEQIQKHLGMPRWQGEPLADKSILIGLEAGHGDMIQFCRFGQRLKEQGARRLSILCHPPLKGLFQQLAGIDDVIAVGDPDPGVLWDYWTPPLSQPFYLNTRLDTIPADLPYLQAEPDKIARWRAIMGDTGRALRVGLVWKGNSRFENDAHRSLRSLHDLAPLGELPGIRYFSLQKGGGEDEATSPAAPFPIVALGSQIADFSDAAAIIVNLDLVITVDTAYAHLAGALGRPCWVMLPDYKTDWRWLAGRTDSPWYPGVMRLFRQDSSGTWGPVIARLQADLADFGCNAGSRTA
- a CDS encoding ATP-binding cassette domain-containing protein, translated to MAALSASSLRKTYAGTEVVAGLSFAVEPGTCFGLLGPNGAGKTTTLRLCLGLTAPDSGDITLNGHAIPDDAQAARARVGVVPQFDNLDPDFTCAENLLVFGRYFGMKDADIRAKIPQLLDFAGLSSKAEARIATLSGGMKRRLTLARALVNDPDIIFLDEPTTGLDPQARHLIWDRLKQLKSAGKTLILTTHFMDEAERLCDTLIIIDHGRKIAEGSPRQLIAEQIEPQVIEVFEESEGQLDIFVMAQKDLADRVETSGETAFFYCRDPRQLLARLAEASGLRYLHRASNLEDVFIKLTGRELRD
- a CDS encoding B12-binding domain-containing radical SAM protein; translation: MPPPAIILCTLNAKYIHASLGLRYLLANMDRHGRIGLREQTVLREFTISRPLPEVVEALLTELGDPLDGAPQIIGLGVYIWNVVPTTELVRQLRQVRPTLTIILGGPEVSYEWAEQEIVRLADFLIAGWGDVSFPKLCRALIDGPPPLNKVIPGEQPGLTDIALPYAEFSDDDLAHRLLYVEASRGCPFKCEFCLSSLDKTAWAFEPERFLAALAVLYQRGARNFKFVDRTFNLKIDNSLTILAFFLERLSPDLFLHFEVIPDHLPERLKEMIARFPPGVLQFEVGIQTFNPDVQQIISRRQDNAKTCENLSWLVTHSHAHLHTDLIFGLPGETLASFAAGFDRLFALGPDEIQLGVLKRLRGTPIVRHTASYGMVYAADAPYTVVQTQDVDVPTMQRFIRLARYWDLIANSGRFPQTLPILLAGPSPFAAFLAFADWLWGRTGQTSRLTPEMLIDAVFDYLTGELGWETQKIRQILLADYQASGARANPVCLNGLLVNREKPVPRAARALAQRQERHGKMAG
- a CDS encoding TIGR01458 family HAD-type hydrolase yields the protein MSPKAVLIDLAGVLHTGDDALPGAVRALDRLRASGLPLRFLTNTTRTPSPLLFAKLQRMGFTLAASEIQTAALAARTLVRSRGRRPLWLVHPDIAEEMGDSDPHPDIVVLGDMGTHFTYPILNHAFRLLMQGVPLMAMARNRYFMEGDGLSLDMGAFVAGLEFSAGIKAEITGKPALSFFTAALSELGVGAAEAVLIGDDLADDIGGAQAAGIPGILVRTGKFRAGDDAHPDLRPVATYDDFAAAVSALVG